The following are from one region of the Marinomonas sp. CT5 genome:
- a CDS encoding AEC family transporter has product MFSLSLSVLPVFILLMAGALCQRWRFPMDGFWPGVDKLSYWVLFPALLFSKTSQIDFSNPMLAKYALILLLALLVTAIFVFVVIWFMKVSPPTGSSMLQAGVRFNTFVMLAVAGSVYGNDGLVLAALGSSVLIPSINVFLVVSMTLMHGPSSADSSSATSLPRLLSGALIRNPLIVSILLGSSLNLLGLTPIILVSDVLGMLSQAALPLVLLSVGASVRFETIRSVGMTFVVSAVARFVVFPLAIGLMCWWLDVRGLPALIAVLFGVVPTATSAYALARQLGGDADRMSAYITMQTLLSIVSLPLSIWLSQQYLA; this is encoded by the coding sequence GTGTTTTCTCTCTCTTTGTCTGTGTTGCCAGTGTTTATATTGTTAATGGCTGGTGCTTTGTGTCAGCGTTGGCGTTTTCCGATGGATGGCTTTTGGCCTGGTGTCGATAAGTTGTCTTACTGGGTGTTGTTTCCTGCTTTGTTGTTTAGCAAAACGTCGCAGATCGATTTTAGTAATCCTATGTTGGCAAAGTATGCGTTGATTTTGTTGCTGGCTTTGCTGGTCACAGCGATCTTCGTGTTTGTTGTTATTTGGTTTATGAAGGTGTCACCACCAACTGGGTCTTCTATGCTACAAGCGGGAGTGCGTTTTAACACTTTTGTTATGTTGGCTGTGGCGGGTAGTGTGTATGGGAATGATGGGCTGGTGCTGGCGGCGTTGGGGTCGTCGGTGTTGATTCCTTCTATCAATGTGTTCTTGGTGGTATCGATGACCTTAATGCATGGTCCGTCATCGGCTGATAGTTCTTCTGCGACATCTTTACCACGATTGTTAAGTGGTGCGCTCATTCGAAATCCTTTGATTGTGTCTATCTTGCTTGGCAGCAGTTTGAATTTGCTCGGATTGACGCCGATTATTTTAGTATCTGATGTGCTGGGTATGTTGTCTCAGGCCGCATTACCATTGGTGTTGTTGTCGGTTGGCGCCAGTGTTCGATTTGAGACGATTCGCTCTGTTGGTATGACGTTTGTGGTATCTGCTGTGGCACGTTTTGTGGTGTTTCCTTTGGCGATTGGTTTGATGTGTTGGTGGTTAGATGTCCGTGGTTTGCCAGCCTTGATTGCTGTGTTGTTTGGTGTGGTGCCAACGGCAACATCAGCTTACGCTTTGGCCCGTCAGTTAGGGGGAGATGCAGATAGAATGTCGGCGTATATTACCATGCAGACGTTGTTGTCGATTGTGAGTTTGCCGCTGAGTATTTGGTTGAGCCAACAGTATTTAGCTTAG
- a CDS encoding LysR substrate-binding domain-containing protein has protein sequence MAYAVTLEALRVLETIHQLGSFAAAAEALFKVPSALTYTVKKLEEDLGVALFDRSRQKAVLTPAGLLVLEQGRAILEAAMRLEDSIKQFESGWEPKLRIARDTVLLESPLMSVVGDFLTQNRPVELSLSEEAVGGGWDALQDDRADLVIGATGELPKGNVHIRAIGEIEFVFAVSPTHPLALNQGTITTAQLRQFPAIVVADSSKILPARSSGVFESRQVLRVDTMRSKIQAQCLGLGVGYLPKHRIVDELNSGRLVLRECELPRPNQMAYLAWRKEDPGKGLSWFVEQLASQDWQLLPV, from the coding sequence ATGGCGTACGCAGTTACGTTGGAAGCATTGCGGGTGTTAGAGACGATCCATCAGTTGGGCAGTTTTGCCGCGGCGGCGGAGGCTTTGTTCAAGGTTCCTTCCGCTTTGACTTATACGGTGAAGAAGTTGGAAGAGGATTTAGGTGTGGCCTTGTTTGATCGGTCCCGCCAAAAAGCGGTGCTGACGCCAGCAGGTTTGTTGGTGTTAGAACAAGGTCGAGCCATTTTGGAAGCGGCCATGCGCCTAGAGGACTCGATTAAGCAATTTGAGTCTGGCTGGGAGCCGAAGCTCAGAATTGCCCGTGATACTGTGTTGTTGGAGTCGCCTTTGATGTCTGTAGTGGGGGATTTTTTGACGCAGAATCGTCCGGTTGAGCTGAGTTTATCTGAAGAGGCGGTCGGCGGAGGTTGGGATGCTCTACAAGATGATAGGGCCGATTTGGTGATTGGTGCTACAGGGGAGCTCCCAAAAGGAAATGTTCATATTCGTGCGATTGGTGAAATCGAATTTGTGTTTGCTGTGTCACCAACGCATCCGTTGGCGTTAAATCAAGGTACAATTACTACGGCGCAATTGCGTCAGTTTCCGGCGATTGTGGTGGCAGATAGTTCAAAAATTTTGCCGGCTCGCAGTAGTGGTGTTTTTGAAAGTCGACAGGTGTTAAGAGTTGATACCATGCGTAGCAAAATCCAAGCCCAGTGTTTGGGGTTGGGGGTGGGGTATTTGCCTAAGCATCGTATTGTCGATGAGCTGAATTCTGGTCGTTTGGTGTTGCGTGAGTGTGAATTGCCAAGACCGAATCAGATGGCGTATTTGGCATGGCGAAAGGAAGATCCAGGTAAAGGGTTATCTTGGTTTGTTGAGCAGTTGGCAAGTCAAGATTGGCAACTTTTGCCCGTATAA
- a CDS encoding pirin family protein has product MITLRQAQDRGQANFGWLNSYHTFSFGNYFDPQHMGFSHLRVINDDTVIPGAGFETHGHRDMEIISLVLQGTIAHKDSTGNVKELPAGEYQLMSAGKGIYHSEFNASKAEQLKFLQIWIQPNQLGEQPGYQQKAFSQNEGFNTIITPDGANGTLQIKQDMQLVQLILDEQQQATWQADSNRRYYIHLIEGELSLGNDITMQPGDGAKIENVSEINFVKLNEKRVKALLFDLV; this is encoded by the coding sequence ATGATTACACTTAGACAGGCTCAAGACCGTGGACAAGCAAACTTTGGTTGGCTAAACAGCTACCACACCTTTTCTTTTGGCAATTACTTCGACCCACAACATATGGGCTTTTCTCATCTACGGGTGATCAACGACGACACCGTTATCCCAGGTGCTGGCTTTGAAACCCACGGTCACAGAGACATGGAAATCATCAGCCTGGTATTACAAGGCACCATCGCCCACAAAGACAGTACAGGCAACGTCAAAGAGCTACCCGCAGGCGAATACCAACTCATGTCCGCAGGCAAAGGCATCTACCACAGCGAATTTAACGCCTCCAAAGCGGAACAACTTAAATTCCTACAAATATGGATACAACCCAACCAACTTGGCGAACAACCGGGCTACCAACAAAAAGCCTTCAGCCAAAATGAAGGATTCAACACCATCATCACCCCAGACGGAGCAAACGGCACACTGCAAATTAAACAAGACATGCAACTGGTGCAACTGATCCTAGATGAACAACAACAGGCCACATGGCAAGCCGACAGCAACCGCCGCTACTACATACACCTAATAGAAGGCGAACTGTCACTCGGCAACGACATCACCATGCAACCTGGTGACGGCGCGAAAATTGAAAACGTATCCGAAATTAACTTCGTAAAACTAAACGAAAAACGCGTTAAAGCCCTACTGTTCGACTTGGTGTAA